The Corythoichthys intestinalis isolate RoL2023-P3 chromosome 1, ASM3026506v1, whole genome shotgun sequence genome has a segment encoding these proteins:
- the LOC130926780 gene encoding LIM domain only protein 7-like isoform X3, which produces MEWRQQSTFSCADAFNEAQRWIEDVTGKSFGSSDFRAALENGVLLCDLINQIQPGIIKKLNRHCTPIAGLDNINVFLKACGKLGLNESQLFDPGDLQDLSTRAIVRRNESGRRLKNVLITVYWLGRKAYLDDSYSGSQLNFKAFEGLLGLALAKALDEGSNAFVKDGADRECSHPGRTMSYKRENSVDSFDSSDSRAPPANSEGCGSDAEAEEVFKTETTQQLAKGYIPLTLLQRKQKEENGKVSPSFTRSKSLSDIPTSPEVSEGNGCMGKGQNTETVKRRSHSAARDSEARWQDALTKWKNHRRSTKSNLRRRSLDREHVIKKMTNGAVNDHGERENHTVQLERDQLSAQRHGPAPRSHSASPPSKFSSSFFWTQSKAPLTRSYAIEVPFSFTSTYGHHNFSPTQGNSAGTMPPSDGKIIGKESQFAPLSLNGAAVTTPLQDNAFSSQTQFQAQGLSAPVQSLTDVSQPEEVAAQSTTLVAPVFPKISESDNNVDIADAFGDFSDQKGMSQIVTHKSPCETSGDKSRYQSAPGTRTHMTRAASWSCSASLPRGFRRSEGSCRLSSVITARPFETKQSRMSTVPRRCNVNDNQSLICATEEESTHSPPASAILKRQTATSYLRGHHQGTMQAANHEEQTAFAKVNLSDTSVSLLPNSRSDFGFQPQCEASGARIKCTHSGSPAELCQLCVDDEILTVDGDLAAHMSSSLWEQKMASALQIGTLTMDIRRNEKKGGSESAISDLQVPSLTSSSSSWSWDHEGDRRRQEKWQKEQERLLKVQYEQDKQKLEAEWQKARHNAIEEENLGMRNVENPPKGIHLNSLTKTKGQHGTQADLNEIDCTEGTTGFAQLSPAHRAKSLSTPALAGSYKQSKDDLRKRKGESISKAEQERQQILEEMKKRTQLLTDNSWIRQRSSSFYKEPIYIGMPLKRYESLDTFRSPHSTLTAGYPRPHSAAANYCAPSSHSAAGYNNDSRAPQRSTSTDSRPGSAWAVSSILEKQRLEYRFGSKTRNHTVSPVISNLSQPISHLCEKNKKLILAE; this is translated from the exons gaTGTAACAGGAAAATCATTTGGCAGCAGTGACTTCCGTGCAGCTCTTGAGAATGGAGTTCTGCTTTGCGA CTTAATCAACCAAATACAACCCGGAATCATTAAGAAACTAAACCGACACTGTACTCCCATTGCTGGTTTG GATAACATAAATGTATTTCTAAAGGCTTGTGGGAAACTGGGACTAAACGAATCACAGCTCTTTGACCCGGGAGATCTTCAGGACCTGTCAACTCGAGCAATAGTCAG GCGGAATGAAAGCGGTCGAAGACTCAAAAAT GTTCTTATCACAGTCTACTGGTTGGGACGCAAGGCGTATCTAGATGATTCCTACAGTGGTTCCCAGCTCAACTTCAAGGCCTTCGAAGGGCTCCTGGGGTTGGCTTTGGCCAAG GCTCTTGATGAGGGCAGTAATGCGTTTGTGAAAGATGGTGCTGACCGAGAGTGTAGTCATCCAGGGAGGACGATGAGCTATAAGAGGGAGAATTCAGTGGACAGCTTCGACTCTTCAGACTCCCGAGCCCCACCTGCAAACAGTGAAG GTTGTGGAAGTGATGCAGAAGCTGAAGAAGTATTTAAGACTGAGACAACGCAGCAGCTGGCCAAGGGCTATATCCCACTGACACTCCTACAGAGGaaacaaaaagaagaaaatgGAAAGGTCTCACCTTCATTTACTAG gAGCAAGTCATTGAGTGATATCCCAACTTCACCTGAGGTTTCAGAAGGAAATGGGTGTATGGGCAAGGGCCAGAACACGGAAACAGTTAAAAGGAGGAGCCACAGTGCTGCCAGGGACAGTGAGGCACGGTGGCAagat GCCTTGACAAAGTGGAAGAACCACCGCAGGAGTACAAAGTCCAATCTGCGCCGAAGGTCTCTTGACCGAGAACATGTCATTAAAAAGATGACCAATGGTGCTGTGAATGACCATGGAGAGAGGGAAAACCACACTGTGCAGTTAGAAAG AGACCAGCTGTCAGCACAAAGGCACGGCCCTGCCCCACGCTCTCATTCTGCATCTCCTCCATCAAAGTTCTCAAGCTCTTTTTTCTGGACACAAAGTAAAGCTCCACTGACTCGAAGCTATGCCATTGAGGTGCCATTTAGCTTCACCTCCACTTATGGCCACCATAACTTTTCACCCACACAG GGAAACTCTGCTGGAACCATGCCTCCCTCTGATGGGAAAATCATTGGAAAGGAGTCCCAATTTGCACCGTTGTCATTAAATGGAGCAGCAGTAACTACCCCGCTACAAGACAACGCTTTTAGCTCTCAAACCCAGTTCCAAGCCCAAGGTCTTTCTGCTCCTGTTCAGTCTCTAACTGATGTCAGTCAGCCAGAAGAAGTTGCAGCCCAAAGTACTACTCTAGTTGCACCTGTGTTTCCAAAAATATCAGAATCGGATAATAATGTGGATATTGCTGATGCTTTTGGAGATTTTTCTGACCAGAAAGGCATGTCACAAATTGTGACACATAAAAGCCCTTGTGAAACATCAGGAGATAAAAGTAGATATCAGTCAGCTCCTGGCACCAGAACTCATATGACCAGAGCTGCTTCTTGGTCATGCTCAGCCAGCCTTCCTCGTGGCTTCAGACGGTCTGAGGGATCCTGTCGCCTATCCTCTGTCATCACAGCCAGGCCCTTTGAGACCAAGCAGTCCAGGATGTCTACAGTGCCAAGACGATGCAAT GTAAATGACAACCAGAGTCTGATTTGCGCTACTGAAGAAGAAAGCACACATTCCCCACCTGCCAGTGCTATACTCAAAAGACAGACCGCCACTTCTTATCTAAGAGGTCACCATCAGGGTACAATGCAGGCAGCCAACCATGAAGAGCAGACTGCTTTTGCAAAG GTCAACCTGAGTGACACAAGTGTTAGTCTTCTACCGAACAGTCGATCAGACTTTGGTTTCCAGCCACAGTGTGAAGCTAGTGGAGCAAGAATAAAATGTACTCATTCAG GCAGCCCAGCGGAACTCTGCCAGCTGTGTGTGGACGACGAGATCCTGACTGTTGATGGCGATCTGGCAGCACACATGAGCTCCAgcctttgggagcaaaaaatggcatctgccCTGCAAATTGGCACTCTTACTATGGATATTCGCCGCAATGAAAAGAAGG GAGGTTCAGAATCTGCAATATCAGAT CTCCAGGTGCCATCCCTCACTTCCTCCTCATCCAGCTGGTCATGGGACCACGAAGGCGACCGCAGGCGTCAGGAGAAGTGGCAGAAAGAACAAGAGCGCCTCCTCAAG GTGCAATATGAGCAAGATAAGCAGAAGCTTGAGGCAGAGTGGCAGAAGGCTCGACACAATGCGATTGAGGAG gagAACTTGGGGATGAGAAATGTTGAGAATCCTCCCAAAGGGATTCATTTAAATAGCTTGACAAAAACAAAGGGACAACATGGCACTCAGGCAGATCTGAATGAAATAGACTG CACTGAGGGCACCACTGGCTTTGCTCAGCTCTCTCCTGCTCACAG GGCAAAGTCATTGTCTACTCCAGCATTAGCTGGTTCATACAAACAATCAAAAG ATGATTTGAGGAAAAGGAAAGGGGAGTCTATTTCCAAGGCTGAGCAAGAGAGGCAGCAAATTTTGGAGGAGATGAAAAAGCGAACTCAGCTTCTGACTGACAACAGCTGGATACGTCAGCGTAGCAGCAGTTTTTACAAGGAACCAATCTACATTGGAATGCCCCTTAAGAG GTATGAATCTCTTGATACCTTCAGAAGCCCTCATTCAACCCTTACAGCAGGTTATCCCCGACCACACTCGGCTGCTGCCAATTATTGTGCTCCAAGTAGCCACTCTGCTGCCGGTTACAATAATGATTCCCGGGCACCACAGAGAAGTACCTCCACAGACTCTCGTCCCGGCAG TGCGTGGGCTGTCAGCAGTATCTTGGAAAAACAGAGACTGGAGTACAGGTTCGGGTCCAAAACAAGAAACCATACTGTGAGCCCTGTTATTTCCAACTTAAGT caaCCTATTTCACACCTGTGTGAGAAGAACAAAAAACTCATTCTTGCAGAGTGA
- the LOC130926780 gene encoding LIM domain only protein 7-like isoform X1, with product MEWRQQSTFSCADAFNEAQRWIEDVTGKSFGSSDFRAALENGVLLCDLINQIQPGIIKKLNRHCTPIAGLDNINVFLKACGKLGLNESQLFDPGDLQDLSTRAIVRRNESGRRLKNVLITVYWLGRKAYLDDSYSGSQLNFKAFEGLLGLALAKALDEGSNAFVKDGADRECSHPGRTMSYKRENSVDSFDSSDSRAPPANSEGCGSDAEAEEVFKTETTQQLAKGYIPLTLLQRKQKEENGKVSPSFTRSKSLSDIPTSPEVSEGNGCMGKGQNTETVKRRSHSAARDSEARWQDALTKWKNHRRSTKSNLRRRSLDREHVIKKMTNGAVNDHGERENHTVQLERDQLSAQRHGPAPRSHSASPPSKFSSSFFWTQSKAPLTRSYAIEVPFSFTSTYGHHNFSPTQGNSAGTMPPSDGKIIGKESQFAPLSLNGAAVTTPLQDNAFSSQTQFQAQGLSAPVQSLTDVSQPEEVAAQSTTLVAPVFPKISESDNNVDIADAFGDFSDQKGMSQIVTHKSPCETSGDKSRYQSAPGTRTHMTRAASWSCSASLPRGFRRSEGSCRLSSVITARPFETKQSRMSTVPRRCNVNDNQSLICATEEESTHSPPASAILKRQTATSYLRGHHQGTMQAANHEEQTAFAKVNLSDTSVSLLPNSRSDFGFQPQCEASGARIKCTHSGSPAELCQLCVDDEILTVDGDLAAHMSSSLWEQKMASALQIGTLTMDIRRNEKKGGSESAISDLQVPSLTSSSSSWSWDHEGDRRRQEKWQKEQERLLKVQYEQDKQKLEAEWQKARHNAIEEENLGMRNVENPPKGIHLNSLTKTKGQHGTQADLNEIDCTEGTTGFAQLSPAHRAKSLSTPALAGSYKQSKDDLRKRKGESISKAEQERQQILEEMKKRTQLLTDNSWIRQRSSSFYKEPIYIGMPLKRYESLDTFRSPHSTLTAGYPRPHSAAANYCAPSSHSAAGYNNDSRAPQRSTSTDSRPGRMVIGRRTCSVCEGHLSSGPAMVIEALSLCFHFACFQCVGCQQYLGKTETGVQVRVQNKKPYCEPCYFQLKSTYFTPV from the exons gaTGTAACAGGAAAATCATTTGGCAGCAGTGACTTCCGTGCAGCTCTTGAGAATGGAGTTCTGCTTTGCGA CTTAATCAACCAAATACAACCCGGAATCATTAAGAAACTAAACCGACACTGTACTCCCATTGCTGGTTTG GATAACATAAATGTATTTCTAAAGGCTTGTGGGAAACTGGGACTAAACGAATCACAGCTCTTTGACCCGGGAGATCTTCAGGACCTGTCAACTCGAGCAATAGTCAG GCGGAATGAAAGCGGTCGAAGACTCAAAAAT GTTCTTATCACAGTCTACTGGTTGGGACGCAAGGCGTATCTAGATGATTCCTACAGTGGTTCCCAGCTCAACTTCAAGGCCTTCGAAGGGCTCCTGGGGTTGGCTTTGGCCAAG GCTCTTGATGAGGGCAGTAATGCGTTTGTGAAAGATGGTGCTGACCGAGAGTGTAGTCATCCAGGGAGGACGATGAGCTATAAGAGGGAGAATTCAGTGGACAGCTTCGACTCTTCAGACTCCCGAGCCCCACCTGCAAACAGTGAAG GTTGTGGAAGTGATGCAGAAGCTGAAGAAGTATTTAAGACTGAGACAACGCAGCAGCTGGCCAAGGGCTATATCCCACTGACACTCCTACAGAGGaaacaaaaagaagaaaatgGAAAGGTCTCACCTTCATTTACTAG gAGCAAGTCATTGAGTGATATCCCAACTTCACCTGAGGTTTCAGAAGGAAATGGGTGTATGGGCAAGGGCCAGAACACGGAAACAGTTAAAAGGAGGAGCCACAGTGCTGCCAGGGACAGTGAGGCACGGTGGCAagat GCCTTGACAAAGTGGAAGAACCACCGCAGGAGTACAAAGTCCAATCTGCGCCGAAGGTCTCTTGACCGAGAACATGTCATTAAAAAGATGACCAATGGTGCTGTGAATGACCATGGAGAGAGGGAAAACCACACTGTGCAGTTAGAAAG AGACCAGCTGTCAGCACAAAGGCACGGCCCTGCCCCACGCTCTCATTCTGCATCTCCTCCATCAAAGTTCTCAAGCTCTTTTTTCTGGACACAAAGTAAAGCTCCACTGACTCGAAGCTATGCCATTGAGGTGCCATTTAGCTTCACCTCCACTTATGGCCACCATAACTTTTCACCCACACAG GGAAACTCTGCTGGAACCATGCCTCCCTCTGATGGGAAAATCATTGGAAAGGAGTCCCAATTTGCACCGTTGTCATTAAATGGAGCAGCAGTAACTACCCCGCTACAAGACAACGCTTTTAGCTCTCAAACCCAGTTCCAAGCCCAAGGTCTTTCTGCTCCTGTTCAGTCTCTAACTGATGTCAGTCAGCCAGAAGAAGTTGCAGCCCAAAGTACTACTCTAGTTGCACCTGTGTTTCCAAAAATATCAGAATCGGATAATAATGTGGATATTGCTGATGCTTTTGGAGATTTTTCTGACCAGAAAGGCATGTCACAAATTGTGACACATAAAAGCCCTTGTGAAACATCAGGAGATAAAAGTAGATATCAGTCAGCTCCTGGCACCAGAACTCATATGACCAGAGCTGCTTCTTGGTCATGCTCAGCCAGCCTTCCTCGTGGCTTCAGACGGTCTGAGGGATCCTGTCGCCTATCCTCTGTCATCACAGCCAGGCCCTTTGAGACCAAGCAGTCCAGGATGTCTACAGTGCCAAGACGATGCAAT GTAAATGACAACCAGAGTCTGATTTGCGCTACTGAAGAAGAAAGCACACATTCCCCACCTGCCAGTGCTATACTCAAAAGACAGACCGCCACTTCTTATCTAAGAGGTCACCATCAGGGTACAATGCAGGCAGCCAACCATGAAGAGCAGACTGCTTTTGCAAAG GTCAACCTGAGTGACACAAGTGTTAGTCTTCTACCGAACAGTCGATCAGACTTTGGTTTCCAGCCACAGTGTGAAGCTAGTGGAGCAAGAATAAAATGTACTCATTCAG GCAGCCCAGCGGAACTCTGCCAGCTGTGTGTGGACGACGAGATCCTGACTGTTGATGGCGATCTGGCAGCACACATGAGCTCCAgcctttgggagcaaaaaatggcatctgccCTGCAAATTGGCACTCTTACTATGGATATTCGCCGCAATGAAAAGAAGG GAGGTTCAGAATCTGCAATATCAGAT CTCCAGGTGCCATCCCTCACTTCCTCCTCATCCAGCTGGTCATGGGACCACGAAGGCGACCGCAGGCGTCAGGAGAAGTGGCAGAAAGAACAAGAGCGCCTCCTCAAG GTGCAATATGAGCAAGATAAGCAGAAGCTTGAGGCAGAGTGGCAGAAGGCTCGACACAATGCGATTGAGGAG gagAACTTGGGGATGAGAAATGTTGAGAATCCTCCCAAAGGGATTCATTTAAATAGCTTGACAAAAACAAAGGGACAACATGGCACTCAGGCAGATCTGAATGAAATAGACTG CACTGAGGGCACCACTGGCTTTGCTCAGCTCTCTCCTGCTCACAG GGCAAAGTCATTGTCTACTCCAGCATTAGCTGGTTCATACAAACAATCAAAAG ATGATTTGAGGAAAAGGAAAGGGGAGTCTATTTCCAAGGCTGAGCAAGAGAGGCAGCAAATTTTGGAGGAGATGAAAAAGCGAACTCAGCTTCTGACTGACAACAGCTGGATACGTCAGCGTAGCAGCAGTTTTTACAAGGAACCAATCTACATTGGAATGCCCCTTAAGAG GTATGAATCTCTTGATACCTTCAGAAGCCCTCATTCAACCCTTACAGCAGGTTATCCCCGACCACACTCGGCTGCTGCCAATTATTGTGCTCCAAGTAGCCACTCTGCTGCCGGTTACAATAATGATTCCCGGGCACCACAGAGAAGTACCTCCACAGACTCTCGTCCCGGCAG GATGGTCATTGGAAGGAGAACTTGCAGTGTGTGTGAAGGTCACCTGAGTAGTGGGCCAGCCATGGTCATTGAAGCCCTTAGTCTCTGCTTCCATTTTGCCTGTTTTCAG TGCGTGGGCTGTCAGCAGTATCTTGGAAAAACAGAGACTGGAGTACAGGTTCGGGTCCAAAACAAGAAACCATACTGTGAGCCCTGTTATTTCCAACTTAAGT caaCCTATTTCACACCTGTGTGA
- the LOC130926780 gene encoding LIM domain only protein 7-like isoform X2, with the protein MEWRQQSTFSCADAFNEAQRWIEDVTGKSFGSSDFRAALENGVLLCDLINQIQPGIIKKLNRHCTPIAGLDNINVFLKACGKLGLNESQLFDPGDLQDLSTRAIVRRNESGRRLKNVLITVYWLGRKAYLDDSYSGSQLNFKAFEGLLGLALAKALDEGSNAFVKDGADRECSHPGRTMSYKRENSVDSFDSSDSRAPPANSEGCGSDAEAEEVFKTETTQQLAKGYIPLTLLQRKQKEENGKVSPSFTRSKSLSDIPTSPEVSEGNGCMGKGQNTETVKRRSHSAARDSEARWQDALTKWKNHRRSTKSNLRRRSLDREHVIKKMTNGAVNDHGERENHTVQLERDQLSAQRHGPAPRSHSASPPSKFSSSFFWTQSKAPLTRSYAIEVPFSFTSTYGHHNFSPTQGNSAGTMPPSDGKIIGKESQFAPLSLNGAAVTTPLQDNAFSSQTQFQAQGLSAPVQSLTDVSQPEEVAAQSTTLVAPVFPKISESDNNVDIADAFGDFSDQKGMSQIVTHKSPCETSGDKSRYQSAPGTRTHMTRAASWSCSASLPRGFRRSEGSCRLSSVITARPFETKQSRMSTVPRRCNVNDNQSLICATEEESTHSPPASAILKRQTATSYLRGHHQGTMQAANHEEQTAFAKVNLSDTSVSLLPNSRSDFGFQPQCEASGARIKCTHSGSPAELCQLCVDDEILTVDGDLAAHMSSSLWEQKMASALQIGTLTMDIRRNEKKGGSESAISDLQVPSLTSSSSSWSWDHEGDRRRQEKWQKEQERLLKVQYEQDKQKLEAEWQKARHNAIEENLGMRNVENPPKGIHLNSLTKTKGQHGTQADLNEIDCTEGTTGFAQLSPAHRAKSLSTPALAGSYKQSKDDLRKRKGESISKAEQERQQILEEMKKRTQLLTDNSWIRQRSSSFYKEPIYIGMPLKRYESLDTFRSPHSTLTAGYPRPHSAAANYCAPSSHSAAGYNNDSRAPQRSTSTDSRPGRMVIGRRTCSVCEGHLSSGPAMVIEALSLCFHFACFQCVGCQQYLGKTETGVQVRVQNKKPYCEPCYFQLKSTYFTPV; encoded by the exons gaTGTAACAGGAAAATCATTTGGCAGCAGTGACTTCCGTGCAGCTCTTGAGAATGGAGTTCTGCTTTGCGA CTTAATCAACCAAATACAACCCGGAATCATTAAGAAACTAAACCGACACTGTACTCCCATTGCTGGTTTG GATAACATAAATGTATTTCTAAAGGCTTGTGGGAAACTGGGACTAAACGAATCACAGCTCTTTGACCCGGGAGATCTTCAGGACCTGTCAACTCGAGCAATAGTCAG GCGGAATGAAAGCGGTCGAAGACTCAAAAAT GTTCTTATCACAGTCTACTGGTTGGGACGCAAGGCGTATCTAGATGATTCCTACAGTGGTTCCCAGCTCAACTTCAAGGCCTTCGAAGGGCTCCTGGGGTTGGCTTTGGCCAAG GCTCTTGATGAGGGCAGTAATGCGTTTGTGAAAGATGGTGCTGACCGAGAGTGTAGTCATCCAGGGAGGACGATGAGCTATAAGAGGGAGAATTCAGTGGACAGCTTCGACTCTTCAGACTCCCGAGCCCCACCTGCAAACAGTGAAG GTTGTGGAAGTGATGCAGAAGCTGAAGAAGTATTTAAGACTGAGACAACGCAGCAGCTGGCCAAGGGCTATATCCCACTGACACTCCTACAGAGGaaacaaaaagaagaaaatgGAAAGGTCTCACCTTCATTTACTAG gAGCAAGTCATTGAGTGATATCCCAACTTCACCTGAGGTTTCAGAAGGAAATGGGTGTATGGGCAAGGGCCAGAACACGGAAACAGTTAAAAGGAGGAGCCACAGTGCTGCCAGGGACAGTGAGGCACGGTGGCAagat GCCTTGACAAAGTGGAAGAACCACCGCAGGAGTACAAAGTCCAATCTGCGCCGAAGGTCTCTTGACCGAGAACATGTCATTAAAAAGATGACCAATGGTGCTGTGAATGACCATGGAGAGAGGGAAAACCACACTGTGCAGTTAGAAAG AGACCAGCTGTCAGCACAAAGGCACGGCCCTGCCCCACGCTCTCATTCTGCATCTCCTCCATCAAAGTTCTCAAGCTCTTTTTTCTGGACACAAAGTAAAGCTCCACTGACTCGAAGCTATGCCATTGAGGTGCCATTTAGCTTCACCTCCACTTATGGCCACCATAACTTTTCACCCACACAG GGAAACTCTGCTGGAACCATGCCTCCCTCTGATGGGAAAATCATTGGAAAGGAGTCCCAATTTGCACCGTTGTCATTAAATGGAGCAGCAGTAACTACCCCGCTACAAGACAACGCTTTTAGCTCTCAAACCCAGTTCCAAGCCCAAGGTCTTTCTGCTCCTGTTCAGTCTCTAACTGATGTCAGTCAGCCAGAAGAAGTTGCAGCCCAAAGTACTACTCTAGTTGCACCTGTGTTTCCAAAAATATCAGAATCGGATAATAATGTGGATATTGCTGATGCTTTTGGAGATTTTTCTGACCAGAAAGGCATGTCACAAATTGTGACACATAAAAGCCCTTGTGAAACATCAGGAGATAAAAGTAGATATCAGTCAGCTCCTGGCACCAGAACTCATATGACCAGAGCTGCTTCTTGGTCATGCTCAGCCAGCCTTCCTCGTGGCTTCAGACGGTCTGAGGGATCCTGTCGCCTATCCTCTGTCATCACAGCCAGGCCCTTTGAGACCAAGCAGTCCAGGATGTCTACAGTGCCAAGACGATGCAAT GTAAATGACAACCAGAGTCTGATTTGCGCTACTGAAGAAGAAAGCACACATTCCCCACCTGCCAGTGCTATACTCAAAAGACAGACCGCCACTTCTTATCTAAGAGGTCACCATCAGGGTACAATGCAGGCAGCCAACCATGAAGAGCAGACTGCTTTTGCAAAG GTCAACCTGAGTGACACAAGTGTTAGTCTTCTACCGAACAGTCGATCAGACTTTGGTTTCCAGCCACAGTGTGAAGCTAGTGGAGCAAGAATAAAATGTACTCATTCAG GCAGCCCAGCGGAACTCTGCCAGCTGTGTGTGGACGACGAGATCCTGACTGTTGATGGCGATCTGGCAGCACACATGAGCTCCAgcctttgggagcaaaaaatggcatctgccCTGCAAATTGGCACTCTTACTATGGATATTCGCCGCAATGAAAAGAAGG GAGGTTCAGAATCTGCAATATCAGAT CTCCAGGTGCCATCCCTCACTTCCTCCTCATCCAGCTGGTCATGGGACCACGAAGGCGACCGCAGGCGTCAGGAGAAGTGGCAGAAAGAACAAGAGCGCCTCCTCAAG GTGCAATATGAGCAAGATAAGCAGAAGCTTGAGGCAGAGTGGCAGAAGGCTCGACACAATGCGATTGAGGAG AACTTGGGGATGAGAAATGTTGAGAATCCTCCCAAAGGGATTCATTTAAATAGCTTGACAAAAACAAAGGGACAACATGGCACTCAGGCAGATCTGAATGAAATAGACTG CACTGAGGGCACCACTGGCTTTGCTCAGCTCTCTCCTGCTCACAG GGCAAAGTCATTGTCTACTCCAGCATTAGCTGGTTCATACAAACAATCAAAAG ATGATTTGAGGAAAAGGAAAGGGGAGTCTATTTCCAAGGCTGAGCAAGAGAGGCAGCAAATTTTGGAGGAGATGAAAAAGCGAACTCAGCTTCTGACTGACAACAGCTGGATACGTCAGCGTAGCAGCAGTTTTTACAAGGAACCAATCTACATTGGAATGCCCCTTAAGAG GTATGAATCTCTTGATACCTTCAGAAGCCCTCATTCAACCCTTACAGCAGGTTATCCCCGACCACACTCGGCTGCTGCCAATTATTGTGCTCCAAGTAGCCACTCTGCTGCCGGTTACAATAATGATTCCCGGGCACCACAGAGAAGTACCTCCACAGACTCTCGTCCCGGCAG GATGGTCATTGGAAGGAGAACTTGCAGTGTGTGTGAAGGTCACCTGAGTAGTGGGCCAGCCATGGTCATTGAAGCCCTTAGTCTCTGCTTCCATTTTGCCTGTTTTCAG TGCGTGGGCTGTCAGCAGTATCTTGGAAAAACAGAGACTGGAGTACAGGTTCGGGTCCAAAACAAGAAACCATACTGTGAGCCCTGTTATTTCCAACTTAAGT caaCCTATTTCACACCTGTGTGA